Part of the Mycolicibacterium mengxianglii genome is shown below.
CATCTTCGACACGTACGTACTGGTCGACGGCACCCGCGATATCGCGACATACCGCACCACGTACGACTTCTTCGGGCTCGGCGGGCCTGCCATCCCCGGTTCCCTTGTCAAGAGGTCGTTGCTCTTCGGCTGGAATGCCTCGGCAGTTTCTGCCCACGCCAATATGGCCCAGGTGTACGACTACTACTCCGCAGTGCTGGGTCGTGACTCCTTCGACGGCGCCGGCGCGGCCGTGGTCGCCTCGGTCGGATACAACCCGCGGTCGGCGCTGGAGCAGTACTTCTTCGGTTACGCGAACGCGTTCTGGGATGCCTCGGCCCAGCAGTTCGCCTTCGGCAATTCGGGCGGTTTCGAGGGCGCAGTGGACGTGGTCGGCCACGAATTCACCCACGGGGTCATCAGTTACGTCGTGGGCGACGGCGGGTCGGTCCTCGACTACGGCGAGTCCGGCGCACTCAATGAGGCCTACGCCGACATCCTCGGCAGTCTGATCGAAGGCAAGACCGGCAGCGGCGCCTGGCTGATCGGGGAGGACACCGCGTCCGGGGCGATACGCAGCCTCGCCAATCCGGCGGCGGTCGGGACGGACTACCGCGCGCACTACCTGACCCGATATACGGGCACTGCCGATGATGCCGGTGAGCATTGGAACAGCACCATCTTCAGCCACGCCGCCTACCTGATGGTCACCGATCCCGACACCGCCGGGGTGTCGAGCGAGACCTGGGCGCAGGTGTTCTACCGCTCGCTGTATCGGCTCGGCCCGGGTGCGAAGTTCACCGACGGCCGCTCGGCCATCTTGGATTCCGCGGCCGAATTCGGCTTCACCGCGGCCCAGCTCGATGCGATTGCCGATGCATTCGATGCGGTGGGCATCGTCGGGAGCAGCAGATTGGCCGGAGCCGACGCCCTGATGCTCGTCGCGCTGTAGGCCCGATGATGAGTGCCCTCGGTGAGATTCGAACTCACACTGTACGGGTTTTGAATCCGTTTCCTCTGCCAGTTGGGATACGAGGGCCGCACCCGGTCGCGCACGGTGGCGTGCGGGTTACCACCATAGAGGATGGGCCGGGGCGGACCGTCACAGGCACCGGCAGCGCCCCGGGCTCGCTCAAATGGGCGACCCACGCCACAATGACGGGATGACCGAGCCAACCGGCGACTCTGACGTCGTCAAACCGCACCGAGTGCTCATCGCTGAGGATGAAGCACTCATCCGGCTGGATCTCGCCGAGATGTTGCGGGAGGAAGGCTACGACGTCGTCGGCGAGGCGGGGGACGGCCAGGAGGCGGTGGAGCTCGCTGAGAAGCTCAATCCGGATCTGGTGATCATGGACGTCAAGATGCCCCGGCGCGACGGCATCGATGCCGCAGCGGAGATCGCCAGCAAGCGGATCGCCCCGATCGTGGTGTTGACGGCGTTCAGTCAACGTGAACTCGTGGAACGCGCCCGCGACGCCGGAGCGATGGCGTATCTGGTCAAGCCGTTCTCGATCAACGACCTGATCCCGGCGATCGAGGTTGCCGTCAGCCGGTTCAGTGAGCTGGCCCAGCTGGAAAACGAAGTCGCCAATCTGTCCGACCGGCTGGAGACACGCAAGCTCGTCGAGCGCGCCAAGGGTTTGCTGCAAACCAACCAGAACATGTCCGAACCGGAAGCATTCAAGTGGATTCAGCGGGCGGCCATGGACCGCAGAACCACCATGAAGCGGGTTGCCGAGGTGATTCTGGAGACCTTCGAGCCGCCCGCCGAGACCCCACCCGCCACCTGACGCGCGCCATGTTCGCGTTAACACTGGGTTTCCCCGCTGGTTAGTTTTCGCCGTACTGCGTCGCTGACCGCGTGGTTTGGCCCGCGCGAACGTTCTGGGGACGGCTCGCGTTTGTCAACACCACGCGGTTCGGCCAAGCGTTGGCTATGTTCTTTCCGAAGCACCGACGGCCCGGACTCGGGGTGAAGGTGCTGACTCACATTGACCCGGAGGTGAGAAGTGCGCGGTCGCGCGACACGGAGTGCATTCGCTCTCAGTTCAGCAGCCCTGCTTGCGTTGGGACTTGCCGGCTGCAATCAGAGCTCGCCCGATGAAGGAGCGGCTCAAAGCGATCTGAAGATCGTGGAGCAGGTTCAGATCAATCAGGATGGTGCCGAGGTTGCGGCTGAGGAGGGCGTGCAGCCGGCTGATCCCGCCGGCGACGGCCAGGCTCAGTGCCCGCCGCTGTCCCTGGCGATGGCGGGAGCGTTGACCGGACCCGATGCCGCGCTCGGCATCAACATCAAGAACGGCGTTCAGCTGGCCGTGGACAAGCACAACGAGGCCAACCCCGGCTGCCAGGTGCAGCTCAAGACGTTCGACACCGAGGGTGATCCGCAGAAGGCCACCCAGATCGCGCCGCAGATCGTCAATGACCCGTACACGATCGGGCTGATCGGCCCGGCGTTCTCGGGTGAGACCAAAGCCACCGGCCAGGTTTTTGACCAGGCGGGTCTGGTGGCCACCACAGCGTCGGCCACCAACGTCACGCTCTCGGAGAACGGCTGGAAGACCTTCTTCCGCGGGCTGGCCAATGACGGTGTGCAGGGTCCCTCGGTGGCCAACTACTTGAAGAACACCCTGGGCAACCAGAAGATCTGCGTCGTCGACGACAGCACCGACTACGGCTTGGGCCTGGCTCAGGCGGTCCGCGAAACCCTGGGCCCGGTAGCGGATTCGGGCTGCAACATCTCGGTGAAGAAGGGTGACAAGGACTTCTCGGCCGCGGTGAACCAGGTCAAGGGTGTGGCCCCGGATTCGGTGTTCTTCAGCGGTTACTACGCAGAGGCGTCGCTGTTCGTCCAGCAGATGCGCGACGGCGGCGTCGAAGCCACCTTCGCCAGCGCTGACGGCACCAAGGATCCCGAGTTCGTCAAGCAGGCAGGTGAGTCCTCCAAGGATGCGGTCCTGGCCTGCCCCTGCGGTCCGGCCACCGGCGCGTTCGCCGACGAGTACACCGAGAAGTTCAACCAGGAGCCGGGCACCTACAGCACCGAGGGCTACGACCTGGGGACGATCATGCTCAAGGGCATCGACGCCGGGAAGCGGACTCGTCCGGAGCTGTTGGACTTCGTTCGTACCTACAGTGGACCCGGCATCGGGCGCAAGTACGAGTGGACCCCCAATGGTGAGCTGACCAACACCCTGATCTGGATCTACAAGGTTCAGTAAGAAATTGTGACCACGGAACGCGTCCGAGCCCGAACGGCTCGGACGCGTTCTGGTTCAGTTTGTTCACGCTAAGGAGCCCTCAACCGGATGATCCAGGACTGCATAGATCAGAGTGCTTGTCTGGCAGCCAATATCAATTTCAACTTCCAAGGGCTCTTTGACAGCTTCTGGCAGTTGACCATCGATGGATTGTCCTGGGGGGCCATCTACGCGCTGGTGGCAGTCGGCTACACGCTGGTCTTCGGTGTGCTGAGGCTGATCAACTTCGCCCATTCCGAGATCTTCATGCTGGGCATGTTCGGCGCGTACTTCTGCCTGGACATGATTCTCGGCTTCACCCCGAGCGGTAACGCCTACAACAAAGGTGTCCTGCTCACGGTGGTGTACCTGGGCATTGCCATGCTCTTCGCCATGCTCGTCTCCGGTTCGGCCGCAGTCGGTTTGGAGTTCATCGCCTACCGGCCCCTGCGTAAACGGAACGCCCGCCCGCTGACGTTCCTGATCACGGCGATCGGCATGTCATTCGTGTTGCAGGAGTTCGTGC
Proteins encoded:
- a CDS encoding branched-chain amino acid ABC transporter substrate-binding protein; translation: MRGRATRSAFALSSAALLALGLAGCNQSSPDEGAAQSDLKIVEQVQINQDGAEVAAEEGVQPADPAGDGQAQCPPLSLAMAGALTGPDAALGINIKNGVQLAVDKHNEANPGCQVQLKTFDTEGDPQKATQIAPQIVNDPYTIGLIGPAFSGETKATGQVFDQAGLVATTASATNVTLSENGWKTFFRGLANDGVQGPSVANYLKNTLGNQKICVVDDSTDYGLGLAQAVRETLGPVADSGCNISVKKGDKDFSAAVNQVKGVAPDSVFFSGYYAEASLFVQQMRDGGVEATFASADGTKDPEFVKQAGESSKDAVLACPCGPATGAFADEYTEKFNQEPGTYSTEGYDLGTIMLKGIDAGKRTRPELLDFVRTYSGPGIGRKYEWTPNGELTNTLIWIYKVQ
- a CDS encoding ANTAR domain-containing response regulator — protein: MTEPTGDSDVVKPHRVLIAEDEALIRLDLAEMLREEGYDVVGEAGDGQEAVELAEKLNPDLVIMDVKMPRRDGIDAAAEIASKRIAPIVVLTAFSQRELVERARDAGAMAYLVKPFSINDLIPAIEVAVSRFSELAQLENEVANLSDRLETRKLVERAKGLLQTNQNMSEPEAFKWIQRAAMDRRTTMKRVAEVILETFEPPAETPPAT